The Rosa rugosa chromosome 1, drRosRugo1.1, whole genome shotgun sequence genomic sequence TCTAATCTAAGGGTCCTGACAATTGACACATCACTATTCcaccaattttttattttttatctaaaTCCTAGTTAACTTGCCGTTaactctctaaaaaaaaaaaaaaaaaagaggaatttATGGTCAGCGTTCTTCTCTGCGTCAAGTTCTTCTTTGTGCTTCCTTTTCTATTTCTCTTTTGCTACCATGGTTGTGCATTAACCATGGAATGACTGTTCTTGCACTTCTGTTAATTAATAAATTCATAAAGAAATAATCCTATGCTATTTATTCTGTTTTCATAATCACAAATCTGATGTTGTACACTGTACAGAGGATTAGGACTTTTGAAAATGTTGATTTGAAGTGGAATTCCATTAATACAGACATCTGAAGATACCTAAACCATGATCGAAGACCAAAATACACACTGAACttgcttttgttgttgttttttttttttgtgttggaagagaagggaattttttttttttccaatggaGTTAATATATCTTAATTTAGTATTGCATCTTGATGAATTTTAAGAACTCTTGAACTTAATTCCATGATTAAGTTTTTGAACTCATCACATAGCAGATTCTCAATTGCGATGCTGAAGATGAGTTCATTAATATTGATGATGCATGATCAAGCTAATAAACAATTTTCTAATTCTCAGGCCCATCAAAGATGAGCATAGGATTATGAAAATTGAATCTGGTCATCCGAGTTCTCTAGTACCCAAACCATAAACAATTTGATAATTTGATTCGTAATTATGAAAATAGAATGAATAACATAGAATTGATTCTAGCTTGATGAATATATTAATTAACACAAGTGCAAGAAGTCATTCTATGGTTAGTACGCAGCCATGGAAGTAAAGAGAAATAGGAAAGGAAGAACGAAGAAGGAACTTGACGAGAAAttccccattttttttttttttggagaacgGAAAGTTAACTAGGGTTAagatgaaaaaccaaaaattagtGGAATAGTGATGTGTCAATTGTCAGGACCCTTAGATTGGACAGATGGtcaagattttatgaaattgacgTAAATTTATAacctcctcactttagaggagccggatcccaAAATAACATAGTAAATATATATCCCACCAGGAGCCATGCCATGGATGATTCAGGGACAATTTGAAGTGTCATGGAAGATTCAATCTGTCTACGAAAACACTGgatatctaaaaaaaaaaaactcaaagttTCAACACCATATTGCTTCGatcgtgtatatatatagagaattaAATATGCATATTTGCATATTTTCCTATAGGACAGTGTGCCTGGTACggtattttttttataaatcgcACCCTAGCTACAGGTTTCatctttttttcaaaaatagttGATAATATGAGGGTTATCGttttgaggaagatgaagtTGATGTGAAGGCGGATTTTTATACCAAAGTAGAAGTTATGCTGTAATGCTGGGTTTGTAAATATATCAAATTTGAAGCAATGTTAAAGGATAAACACATTATATGtcttcgtcaaagtaactgacgaagatggaatcaaggaattgcaatcacatcacaatcagcatttactatcattattgtaattgatgttaattgatgtttccgttgtaattctatccctatataaagggactatgaaatgaaatgagtagaccaattccaattcacttttacacgttatcagcacgctctgaGCAAATagtcaagagaaaaaaaaaccatagcttcgagaaagaaaaaaaaccctagaagaaaaaaaaaacttttttcttcttttctgccgccACCCTAAAAGCATGTGTATAtaatataaaaatttcaaatttcaaatgttTGCATAAGTACGAAGTGGTGTAGTTTGTTAAggtgctcttttttttttttttttttttttgagaatagtaAGGTGCTCTTCTTTTAATTGCCAGGACCTAGGTTTGAGCCTTAGGGAactctctttctttgtttttgttttgttcatttttattatcttctttttacaagtttttaaaatatatatacacatttaCCTAGGTTTgaacctttttattttttattttttagaaactacatcaaaatataaaacaacaaaaacaatactagatgcaataatacatcggaaataaaacctaacaaGGGCAttaagggatgcaattaagcatttgatgaagcaccgaATGTAATTcgggctatgtaaaacggtaccaatagtatggccgatcatacttccacgcaaaaatatacgtcgaatagagggtaaccttctatcaaggtaaccgacggtagtgtgaccgaccttacCCACTCCACACAAATTAATATGTCgagtagagagcaatcttctacctaggTAGCCAAAATTCCAAATCCAGAGTATAGCAGAAAGAGGAATCCGTAAGAagtctcctggatcccaaatacgaatcCAAATAGAAGACAGAACCCAATCAAAGGCCCATCTTGAAAAGCCCAAACCAAGAGGAGCCCAGGTCCATATCCATAGTTGGGCACCCAGACCTGCCTTGTCCACGACCCCAGCCGCTGCGCCGCCGATCCTCGCAGGAGGTACCTCGTCCTGGACCTGTTCGCACTAATCAAGGCGTTGTCGCCTGCCTCACCACTCTTGTGGCGATGCCCATTGATGACCGGAAAGCTTCTGCACCAGACCCAAGCCCCGCTGGTCAGATCTGGAGAAAAGCCATCACCGAAGCCAAACGCCCACTCCGGCCGCCGATACGTCATCGTCCCATCATCAGTACTCTTGGTCAAGCAATCGTACGCCGTACACCGCACCACCGCAGGACCAGATCTATCCAAGAGACCCACTTTCAGCCTTGCCCGACTCGGTCGGAGATGATTCACAGCCGGTGCCATTCCACCCCAGCAAGGTGGCACGACCCCTTCTTTTCCCCACCAACCACGATCAGATAGAGGCTGGGACCAGAAAGACGTTGCCGGGAAGCATCCTTGCCGCAACTGGTAAGCACGCACGATGGAAGTCGTGCGCCAAGGTAACGGCGCCGAGAACAGTGTTGAAAATTTGCTCCATCGACGATGGAggaaggtacagagaggccacGAGCGGctctctcccaaccctagcagagcgctaggtattTTCATTACCGGTTTGAACCTCAGGGAactctctttctttgtttttgttttgttcatttttattatcttctttttacaagttttttaaatatatatacacattttTTTAAATCTTGTAATTAATAGGCCTCATTTAGATTTTTACTGTAAGTCTCTGAAAATTCAATGCCGACTCTGGCCAAAAGCTAACAGATACATGAGACGAACTGATCTTTCCTTAGTAGAAAAAGGAAAGAACCAGTCTTTATTATTGTACATGATTGAGATGCAAACCTGAATTAACTGAATGGAATTAGACTATTTGTACAGTCAGAATTGGTAGGTGAAATGACATTgattaaaaattaaagaaatattTGACCTTtcaaaatctccatattctaatattaatttcttttcaaataaGATACTCAAGAGAAGCTTGAATTCTCTACTTGATTTTAAGATACTGATGACACCCATTTAGATGCACAGAGTTTAAGCATAAAAAAAATGGTATGATCAACTTTATTTTGGGTTTCATATATTATTGAATCTAAAATTCACAGCTGAAATACAAAGTTGAACAAATTTTAGCCTACAATTCCAAACAAAAGATCCAACTGCATTACACTCCATTATTACTTTAAAATTTAAAGTATGGCCTTTTCATGTGAGCTACTTGCTTGAGAAAATCCAAGCATATACTAAAATATTCCCCCTTCAATATTTGCCTATCGCTTTTGAGTTTCAGATATTGTTTTGTCTTGTTGTTCAGACAAGACATATAGAATACCTGTAGAGtagttgaaacttgaaacttCTACTCTGAGGAAAAGACACTCTTCGTGATTGACGACATTGTGGCCTCTAACCTCACCAATCACCTCTTTCCTcaccttttccttttccatttcCATTTTCATCTCGGGTCTCCTTTGCCTTTAAACCCTTCCATTTCCAATGAAACCTCATCCCTTACCATGCGATTTGGCATGCCTTCGAATTGGGGACCATTGACTTCTGGGTCTTGCAAGACATAGTCTTTGCTTGGAATTTCAGATTCCTTCACTTTGTGGAGGACTGAGGTGGGTGGAAGCTTCATGCAATCTTTATACTTGAGCTGAATTCCAGGTACCAAGATCTTATAGCATACTCCGCAGCTTTCACATTTTGACTTCCAGTCTTTGATCTCTGGTTTTTAGTTCACCACTGAAATTTAGCTTTTGGGTGCTTAGGATCTGATCTAAACTGAAGTGCTTGGGTCATTTCTAGTTCTACAATCCACTCTTGGACTAGATTTAACTCAAAGTTTGTAGCTTTCTGAGGATTTCTTTGCATTGAGATTGCATTTTGGTAGCTGGGTTTACAAGCTTTTGCTAAATTTATGATCTTTTGATTGAATTGAAGACTAGAAAGAGGAAaggaattttctttttttttttttttactacacAACTCATAGTTTTGATTTCTCGGAGCTTTAAATTATCTGAAAGCCAATGATGGGAGGAAACTGCAGTAAAAACAAAGGTGTTGATGCACCACCacccccgccgccgccgccgccacaaCAGCCCGTCGAAAACAATACCAAATCCGAGTACACATCCCATTTGAGCTCTTATGAGGCAGCCTGTAAGCTCGATTCGGGTTTACAATCGTTTGATGTATCTCTCCAACAGCGCACTAGCCGAGTCTTCAACTCACTTTCCACTGGAGTTGAAGTTAGGTCCTTATCTTTGGATTCACTCAAAGAGGTCACTGATTGTTTGCTTGAGATGAACCAGGAAGTGGTCAGTGTCATTCTCGAATGCAAGAAGGATGTATGGAACAATCAAGAGATGTTCTCTCTAGTGGAGGAGTACTTTGAGAACAGTCTCCAGACATTGGACTTCTGTACTGCCCTCGAGAGATGTCTCAAGCGTGCAGTGAACAATCAGCTGATAATTCAGGCTGCGGTGAGGCGGTTTGAGGAAGAAGTAGAAGCTGGTTTCGAAGGGAAGGGGTGTGTAAGGACATTGCAGGAGTTGAGGGCATTTAAGGCAGCCGGAGACCCTTTCACGGAGGAGTTCTTTGTACTGTTTCGGGCAGTTTATAACCAACAGGCATCGATGCTCCAGAAATTGCAAGTCCGAAAGAGAAAGCTTGATAAGAAGTTGAAATCAGTGAAAGCTTGGCGGAAAGTGTCAAATGTTATTTTTGTTGCCACTTTTGTGTCTGTATTGATATTTTCGGTGGTGGCAGCTGCCATTGCTGCACCGCCACTTGTAACCGCCTTGGCAGGTGCACTGGCTGTTCCGATAGGTTCTGTTGGAAAATGGTGTAATATGCTTTGGAGCCGCTACGAGAGGGCTCTGAAAGGGCAGAGGGAGATAATAAGCTCAATGCAGGTTGGAAGTATGATTACAATGACAGACTTGAACAACATCAGGGTGCTTGTTGAGAAATTTGAAATCGAGATTGAGGCACTGCTTCAGAATGCTGACTTTGCTATTAGAGAAGAGGATGCTGTGAAGATCGTGATGATTGAGATCAACAAAAAGCTGGAAAAGTTTATGGAAACCATCGAAAGTTTAAGCCAAAACGCTGATAAGTGTGGCCGGAATATAAGGAAGGCAAGGACAGTGATTTTGCAGAGAATAATTAGGCATCCCATCAAATGAACAGCCATTTGGTATGTTCTCCTGATCACTATTTTCTTGTTGGTGATCTATTTAGCGAAATGTAGAGTGCatttttgaatgaaaaattCTGCACTTTGGGTCAATGACCCATATTTGGCCTTCTTAAAGGACAATGTATGACTATTGTTAAGCAAGCTtgtacttgatgtgtttcaaattTCAAGCAAGCTTTAGTGCAATGAGTTTCTTACTTCTTCGTTCGGCTTTGACTTTTTCATCTAGTTCCTATATTGCAAGATGTGCTTGAATTTGATGAATGATGTTCCTTAGCTGTTTAATGCTGTTATAGAAAACATATTGGATGACATTGAAGTTAACGGTTGCACTTAAGTTGTGAGTTTTTCAGATAACAAGCTTTAGTGCAATGAGTTTCTTACTTCTTCGTTCGGCTTTGACTTTTTCATCTAGTTCCTATATTGCAAGATGTGCTTGAATTTGATGAATGATGTTCCTTAGCTGTTTAATGCTGTTATAGAAAACATATTGGATGACATTGAAGTTAACGGTTGCACTTAAGTTGTGAGTTTTTCAGATAATAAAAGTGTGCATTGAAAGACTGATTTGTCTTTTGGAAACCCTTCATACCTGTTTTAAGAAATACAGTGGTTAGTCATGAAGATATCTCTCGTTCCTATGGTAATCTATAGTCATTGTGAATGAATACAGTAGATTTAAACTTTTGGACAAAATACACCTTTTACGTTGATCAATTGATTGTTATTGATGAGTGGACAAAGAATGAACCGGACAGTTTTGTTAATTACCAGTGTCGTGTTTTAGGAGGTTCTTGTGTTCCAAATTTCAAGTAAGATCTAGTGCAAACAGTTTCTTACTTCTTCATTCAGCTTTGACTTTATCATCTAGTTCCTATATTGCAAGATGTACTTGAATTTGATGAATGATGTTATTTTGATGTTTAATGTTGTTATAGACGGCATGATTGGATGGTATTGAAGTTAACCGTTACACTTAAGTTGTGAGTTATCATATATTAGAAGGGTGTGCTGAAAGGTTGTATATAGTTTTTGACAGAGATTTAGCTTATGAAAAGCCGTCATACATGATTTAGGCAAACAACTGTATTTCTGCAAAATAAAGAGGATTATAAATGGCAGTTAGTCATGAAGATATCTTGGTGCAACGGTTATCTATAAGCATCGTGAGGGGGATGCGGTAGATTTAAATTGTAGGAAAAGTGATAATTGACTGATGAGGGGCCGGGAAAAAAACAAAGCTTTCACTTTTGTTTCCAGTGTCATGGGCTCTAGGCGGTTTTCATGTTTTATGGACCTTTTCTTGCTGATGTTGTTCTGTGTTTTAATAAACCGATGCTTTTCcctcctttgttttttcttttatcttttttatttatttatttatttgtttcctTCTATAAACTAgctgttgtaggagaatagaattgtgtgtatattattgataataggagccctttaaatagggagttacaaggtacccaaaaaggtaatagaatccgattacaattgaatacttagaacacattcctattacaactctaaaccctagtttgtagaggcacacattatgtcgatatccttcaacactcccccttgtgccgctcaaacttggtgatgacgctttgattgttgcctcgttaaaaaccttgccaggtaacaaaaaccctgtgggacaaaaataaccctggtcgaaggacaaaaagagcacaacacgtccttcactcttcgagatcgaacatgtagacatcatgcctccccttgatgtcaatatctccccctgattgctacaatcatgggagttcggataactttctcaatccgatgctcttcacatgtttctcgaaggtggattttggtaacgacttagtaaataagtccgttacattatcctctgatcggatttggtttacttcaatatttagaagtgcttgttgtcattttgatggaggggaggaggagcacggaaggtggcattttgccttgtggggtccgatcccacacttccgtcatctcttttctctgtagggatagaacaagcccatatcaatcgtacctctcaaatatcgaaagattgtctttatgccaatctaatggcgttgcgttggcgcggggctatatctagccaacaagttcataataattgaggtgtccggtcttgtattgtgctaagt encodes the following:
- the LOC133718852 gene encoding UPF0496 protein At4g34320-like, encoding MMGGNCSKNKGVDAPPPPPPPPPQQPVENNTKSEYTSHLSSYEAACKLDSGLQSFDVSLQQRTSRVFNSLSTGVEVRSLSLDSLKEVTDCLLEMNQEVVSVILECKKDVWNNQEMFSLVEEYFENSLQTLDFCTALERCLKRAVNNQLIIQAAVRRFEEEVEAGFEGKGCVRTLQELRAFKAAGDPFTEEFFVLFRAVYNQQASMLQKLQVRKRKLDKKLKSVKAWRKVSNVIFVATFVSVLIFSVVAAAIAAPPLVTALAGALAVPIGSVGKWCNMLWSRYERALKGQREIISSMQVGSMITMTDLNNIRVLVEKFEIEIEALLQNADFAIREEDAVKIVMIEINKKLEKFMETIESLSQNADKCGRNIRKARTVILQRIIRHPIK